The Parasegetibacter sp. NRK P23 genome includes a window with the following:
- the arfB gene encoding alternative ribosome rescue aminoacyl-tRNA hydrolase ArfB encodes MKIDLSPEISFQTARSGGKGGQNVNKVETMVEGYFDVAASRLLNEQQQAMVFQKLANRINASGVLLVKSQEERSQLGNKQRVLEKMNELVALAITPKKARIATRPGKAVKERRLIQKKQQSERKQNRSRIRKGEDY; translated from the coding sequence ATGAAAATTGATCTTTCCCCTGAAATAAGCTTCCAGACGGCGCGCAGTGGTGGAAAAGGAGGGCAGAACGTGAATAAAGTGGAAACCATGGTGGAAGGATACTTTGACGTGGCCGCCAGCCGTTTATTGAATGAACAGCAGCAAGCGATGGTATTTCAGAAACTGGCGAACCGGATCAATGCATCGGGTGTTTTACTCGTTAAGTCGCAGGAAGAACGCTCACAATTAGGCAATAAACAACGCGTTCTGGAAAAAATGAATGAACTGGTAGCGTTGGCCATCACGCCCAAAAAAGCAAGGATAGCCACCAGGCCCGGAAAGGCAGTTAAAGAGAGAAGGCTCATACAAAAGAAGCAACAGAGCGAACGGAAACAGAACAGATCTCGTATAAGAAAGGGTGAGGATTATTAA
- a CDS encoding S8 family serine peptidase, producing the protein MKKGWKYLLLTALIGFCATVSSQEKTNVAALTRLKASFSDYEKASLSKALQLSKTKGWPVSSRDAAGNFIMLAGVDENGFPVYISSHNNLTSAATVGTNQLWAGGTTGLNLNGSSASVRGKMGIWDEGMVRGTHIELTGRVIQQDNASTPQNHATHVAGTLIASGVNPLAKGMAFGFQQLQAYDFNSYQTEMAGVAANLLLSNHSYGQPAGWQFNSTQNRWEFNAPNGATEDYKFGYYSADAQRWDELAYNAPNYLIVKSAGNNRSQNGPDPGSVYWGYDASNNLVNKGERPQNLSNNDGYDIISTYGTAKNILTIGAVDALPSGYYSASDVKISDFSSWGPTDDGRIKPDLVAVGTNVLSSYAGSDNAYTSISGTSMATPNVTGSLLLLQELYAQKNGNAVMRSATLKGIALHTADEAGANPGPDYIHGWGLLNMVKAAAVITNRNAGSLIEERTLNSGTPQTITVVASGKEPLVVSICWTDPKGEVTSGTPLNSRTSKLVHDLDVRVTRGSQSFLPWRLNVLAPSAAATRADNTVDNFEKIEVLNPIPGETYTITVSNKGTLSQGPQAYSLIATGVNGITYCTSASAGTGGILEQLVAGSTTYTPVDPSACVGYMNVTGSTISAEPASNLSFSAKLTNCGAGTNAKMAKIFIDFNNNGTFDVNEQVAATVTGITGNGTFSGTIAIPATVSIGSTTRLRLVIQETTNINNISACGNYGNGSTYDFPVSFVKPSKDVRVTSLVYPAPGECANPAQRVTLRLRNQGTGMLDSIPVRVIIKSGATEIVNNLNFYRGKVRAGSEVQYTGQFTFATTPGASYTIEAYTTFDASNDQNLANDTVRQNITIAAASAAPTGTATICGPGTAQLRSNESSGNLLWYTTSNGTVPIGAGQNVNTTSIPANNTFYLGRNDFRSVAAPGITTLGTSTATYNRFTAFNNFSNSTPVIIEGFRVYTATSGKITLTVANLQSFNGTNISYIPLARTVLDVQRSRNADGSDAGRYYQVNLPVNETGDHILLMELEQTTNGDTVYAIINQNLATNPYPIGNAFFRLTGNSNYNNDNPNNFQKFFYLTYDIVARSQGCASASKTPIVAQQSTAPVITQNSNLLTSNVTTGLQWYRNNIAIPGATGATYTIIEPGSYRVDATVSGCTVPSNTINALVTALVDLDNISNGVLVAPNPNNGNFELAFQTTRTGKLAIALYNTQGQAIYNENRNTFTGTYRKNFALQHLANGIYWLKITHAGKEWTQKLVIAK; encoded by the coding sequence ATGAAGAAGGGCTGGAAATACCTGTTGTTGACCGCGTTAATCGGCTTTTGCGCCACAGTTTCCAGCCAGGAAAAAACGAATGTGGCGGCGTTGACCCGCTTGAAAGCAAGTTTCTCGGATTACGAAAAAGCCAGTTTGTCTAAGGCGCTTCAACTTTCTAAAACAAAGGGCTGGCCGGTAAGCAGCCGCGACGCAGCGGGAAATTTCATCATGTTGGCGGGTGTGGATGAGAATGGCTTTCCGGTCTATATCTCAAGTCATAATAATCTGACATCAGCAGCAACAGTAGGCACTAACCAGTTGTGGGCAGGCGGCACCACCGGGCTGAACCTGAACGGAAGCAGTGCCAGTGTACGTGGCAAAATGGGCATCTGGGACGAAGGCATGGTGAGGGGGACACATATAGAACTTACCGGCAGGGTGATACAGCAGGACAACGCTTCCACGCCACAGAACCATGCCACGCATGTAGCAGGTACATTAATAGCTTCAGGCGTGAATCCATTGGCCAAAGGAATGGCCTTTGGTTTCCAGCAATTACAGGCTTACGATTTCAACAGTTATCAAACGGAAATGGCTGGGGTAGCAGCCAACCTGCTCCTATCGAACCACTCCTACGGACAACCGGCAGGATGGCAATTCAACAGTACACAGAACAGGTGGGAATTTAACGCGCCCAATGGGGCCACGGAAGATTATAAATTCGGCTATTACAGCGCTGACGCGCAAAGATGGGACGAACTGGCTTACAACGCACCGAACTACCTGATCGTAAAGTCTGCCGGAAACAACAGGAGCCAGAACGGACCCGATCCCGGTAGCGTGTATTGGGGATATGACGCAAGCAATAACCTCGTGAACAAAGGGGAAAGACCGCAGAACCTGAGCAACAACGATGGTTACGACATTATTTCCACGTATGGCACCGCGAAAAATATCCTTACCATTGGTGCGGTTGATGCCCTTCCATCCGGGTACTATTCAGCATCGGACGTCAAAATATCGGATTTCAGCAGTTGGGGTCCAACTGACGATGGCCGGATCAAACCTGACCTGGTTGCTGTGGGAACCAATGTATTGTCTTCGTACGCCGGAAGCGACAACGCTTACACCAGCATCAGCGGTACCTCCATGGCTACGCCGAACGTTACGGGCTCTCTTCTATTGTTGCAGGAACTGTACGCCCAGAAGAACGGCAACGCAGTGATGAGATCGGCCACGTTAAAAGGTATTGCGCTGCACACGGCGGATGAAGCAGGAGCAAACCCTGGTCCGGATTATATTCATGGATGGGGTTTGCTGAACATGGTGAAAGCAGCCGCGGTAATTACGAACAGGAACGCCGGTTCCCTCATAGAGGAGCGCACACTCAATTCAGGTACCCCGCAAACCATTACCGTGGTCGCTTCCGGAAAAGAACCGCTGGTGGTGTCCATTTGCTGGACAGATCCGAAAGGAGAAGTGACCTCAGGGACACCGCTGAACAGCAGAACCTCCAAACTAGTTCATGACCTTGACGTGCGCGTGACCCGTGGATCCCAGTCGTTTTTACCTTGGAGACTGAATGTGCTCGCACCTTCCGCGGCAGCCACCAGAGCGGACAATACCGTGGATAATTTTGAAAAGATTGAGGTGCTTAATCCTATACCCGGCGAAACCTACACGATTACCGTTTCCAACAAAGGAACACTGTCGCAGGGTCCCCAGGCATATTCCCTCATTGCAACAGGGGTAAACGGGATAACCTACTGTACGTCCGCTTCCGCTGGTACAGGTGGGATTCTCGAGCAACTGGTGGCAGGCAGCACCACGTACACCCCCGTGGACCCGAGTGCCTGCGTTGGCTACATGAACGTTACGGGCAGTACTATTTCGGCAGAACCCGCCTCTAACCTCTCCTTTAGTGCTAAACTTACCAATTGCGGCGCTGGAACGAACGCTAAAATGGCCAAAATATTCATCGACTTCAACAACAACGGCACTTTCGATGTGAATGAACAGGTCGCGGCCACGGTTACCGGCATTACAGGAAACGGTACTTTTTCCGGGACAATCGCCATTCCCGCCACTGTTTCCATCGGAAGCACCACCAGGCTGCGACTCGTGATTCAGGAAACAACAAACATCAATAATATTAGTGCGTGTGGAAACTACGGCAATGGTTCCACCTACGATTTCCCTGTCTCTTTTGTGAAGCCATCCAAAGATGTGCGGGTCACCTCCCTGGTGTATCCGGCACCAGGTGAATGCGCCAATCCCGCGCAGCGCGTTACGCTCCGTTTGAGGAACCAGGGCACTGGTATGCTGGACAGTATTCCTGTTCGGGTGATCATTAAGTCGGGCGCTACGGAAATCGTGAACAACCTGAATTTTTACAGAGGTAAGGTGCGCGCCGGCTCGGAAGTGCAGTATACCGGTCAGTTCACCTTCGCCACAACGCCGGGTGCAAGTTACACCATCGAAGCGTATACCACTTTTGATGCATCGAATGATCAGAACCTGGCCAACGATACGGTTCGACAAAACATCACCATCGCCGCGGCCAGCGCCGCACCCACCGGCACCGCCACCATTTGCGGCCCGGGTACCGCGCAACTTCGCAGTAATGAGTCTTCAGGCAACCTTTTATGGTATACCACGAGTAACGGTACAGTGCCCATAGGTGCAGGGCAAAATGTGAATACCACCAGTATTCCGGCTAATAATACTTTTTACCTGGGCAGAAACGATTTCCGGAGTGTGGCGGCACCAGGCATCACTACTTTAGGCACCTCAACAGCCACGTATAACAGGTTTACCGCCTTTAATAACTTCAGCAACAGCACCCCCGTTATAATTGAAGGATTCCGTGTTTATACCGCTACATCGGGAAAAATTACGCTTACCGTAGCCAATCTTCAATCGTTCAATGGAACAAATATTTCTTACATACCGCTCGCTCGAACCGTGCTAGATGTACAAAGAAGCAGAAACGCGGATGGCTCCGACGCAGGCAGGTACTATCAGGTGAACCTGCCCGTGAATGAAACCGGAGATCATATTTTACTGATGGAGCTGGAACAGACCACTAACGGCGATACCGTTTACGCCATCATCAACCAAAACCTGGCCACCAATCCCTACCCCATAGGAAACGCCTTTTTCCGGCTCACGGGGAACAGCAACTACAATAACGATAATCCCAACAATTTCCAGAAATTCTTCTACCTCACTTATGATATTGTGGCGCGATCACAGGGTTGTGCAAGCGCTTCAAAAACCCCGATAGTAGCGCAACAGAGCACGGCCCCCGTTATCACACAAAACAGTAACCTGCTTACCAGTAATGTTACCACCGGTCTGCAATGGTACAGGAACAACATCGCCATCCCTGGTGCGACCGGTGCTACCTATACCATCATTGAACCAGGTTCCTACCGTGTGGACGCTACTGTTTCAGGATGCACCGTGCCTTCCAATACGATCAACGCACTCGTGACCGCGTTGGTTGACCTTGACAATATTTCCAATGGCGTACTGGTGGCCCCGAACCCCAATAACGGGAACTTCGAACTCGCCTTCCAGACCACCCGGACCGGTAAACTCGCCATTGCACTGTACAACACGCAAGGTCAGGCAATTTATAACGAAAACCGCAATACCTTCACCGGCACCTACCGCAAAAACTTCGCGTTGCAACACCTTGCCAACGGTATCTACTGGCTGAAGATCACCCACGCAGGAAAAGAATGGACCCAGAAACTGGTCATCGCCAAATAA
- a CDS encoding nucleotide pyrophosphohydrolase produces the protein MEGTLTLKDAQQRVDEWIKTIGVRYFNELTNLGILMEEVGELSRLMVRKYGEQSFKASDEGKELGDEMADVLWVLLCLANQTGVDLTEALEKNFEKKTHRDGKRHTENEKLRP, from the coding sequence ATGGAAGGAACACTAACACTTAAAGATGCCCAACAACGCGTGGACGAATGGATCAAAACCATTGGTGTCCGCTATTTCAACGAACTCACCAACCTGGGCATATTGATGGAAGAAGTTGGGGAGCTCTCCCGGCTGATGGTAAGAAAATATGGAGAGCAGTCTTTTAAAGCCTCCGACGAAGGCAAGGAACTGGGCGATGAAATGGCCGATGTACTCTGGGTGCTGCTGTGCCTGGCCAATCAGACCGGGGTGGACCTTACTGAAGCGCTGGAAAAGAATTTCGAGAAAAAGACGCATCGTGATGGAAAGCGCCATACGGAGAATGAGAAGTTGAGGCCCTGA
- a CDS encoding glycine--tRNA ligase — protein sequence MANDTNTFQAIISHCKEYGFIFPSSEIYDGLAAVYDYGQWGSELKRNIRDYWWKSMTQMHENIVGIDAAIFMHPTTWKASGHVDNFSDPMIDNKDSKKRYRVDHLIEAHAEELKAKGDTAGADALIAEMRKLEAADDYAGLKTLIDEKKIKCAVSGTVNWTDVRQFNLMFSTEFGAVSSENEEDNKVYLRPETAQGIFVNFLNVQKTGRMKIPFGIAQVGKAFRNEIVARQFIFRMREFEQMEMQFFIKPGTQKEWYEYWKEARMKWHQSLGIPAEKYRFHDHVKLAHYADAACDIEFDFPIGFKEVEGIHSRTDFDLRNHQEYSKKKMQYFDTEINQNYIPYVIETSIGLDRSVMMVLSHAYTEEDLSTPEKADSRVVLKFPAKLAPIKLAVFPLTKKDGLPELARELMDACKPHFKCFYEEKDAIGKRYRRQDAIGTPFCVTVDHQTKEDRTVTIRFRDSMEQKRVHMDEVKTLILAEIF from the coding sequence ATGGCAAACGATACGAATACATTCCAGGCGATTATTTCGCATTGTAAAGAATACGGATTCATTTTCCCTTCCAGTGAAATTTATGATGGACTGGCAGCGGTGTACGACTATGGCCAGTGGGGCAGCGAACTGAAGCGGAACATCCGTGATTACTGGTGGAAAAGCATGACGCAAATGCACGAGAACATCGTGGGTATCGACGCGGCCATCTTCATGCACCCCACCACCTGGAAAGCAAGCGGACACGTTGATAATTTCAGCGATCCCATGATCGATAACAAAGATTCCAAAAAAAGATACCGGGTAGACCACCTGATTGAGGCCCACGCGGAAGAGCTGAAAGCCAAAGGAGATACCGCCGGAGCCGATGCGCTGATCGCTGAAATGAGAAAACTGGAAGCGGCAGATGACTATGCCGGACTGAAAACGCTGATCGATGAGAAAAAGATCAAATGCGCCGTAAGCGGAACCGTGAACTGGACCGATGTGCGCCAGTTCAACCTGATGTTCTCCACCGAATTCGGCGCCGTTTCCTCCGAAAACGAAGAAGACAATAAGGTTTACCTCCGTCCCGAAACCGCCCAGGGCATTTTTGTGAATTTCCTCAATGTGCAGAAAACCGGCAGGATGAAGATTCCTTTCGGTATCGCCCAGGTGGGGAAGGCCTTCCGGAACGAGATCGTGGCCCGGCAGTTTATTTTCCGGATGCGTGAATTCGAGCAGATGGAAATGCAGTTTTTCATTAAACCCGGAACACAGAAGGAATGGTACGAATACTGGAAGGAAGCCCGCATGAAATGGCACCAGAGCCTGGGCATTCCCGCGGAAAAATACCGTTTCCACGACCATGTGAAACTGGCCCACTATGCCGATGCCGCCTGTGATATTGAATTCGATTTCCCCATCGGTTTCAAGGAAGTGGAAGGCATTCACTCCCGTACCGACTTCGACCTCCGCAACCACCAGGAATACAGCAAAAAGAAAATGCAGTACTTCGATACGGAGATCAACCAGAACTATATCCCGTATGTGATCGAAACCTCCATCGGGCTGGACCGCTCCGTAATGATGGTGCTGAGCCACGCCTACACGGAAGAGGACCTGAGCACGCCTGAAAAGGCCGATAGTCGTGTGGTGCTGAAGTTTCCGGCCAAACTGGCCCCCATCAAACTGGCCGTGTTCCCCCTCACCAAAAAGGACGGGTTACCCGAACTGGCCCGGGAGCTGATGGATGCATGCAAGCCTCACTTCAAATGCTTCTACGAAGAAAAGGACGCCATCGGTAAAAGATACCGCCGCCAGGATGCGATTGGTACGCCTTTCTGTGTTACGGTGGACCACCAGACCAAAGAGGACCGCACGGTTACCATTCGTTTCAGGGACTCTATGGAGCAAAAGCGGGTACACATGGATGAGGTGAAAACACTTATTCTGGCGGAAATTTTTTAG
- a CDS encoding MbnP family protein yields the protein MKSVIRQLYVLFLLAMLFTSCQRELSTEGEEPPVPTYPVRFFFENFVDTEPLLANSQYTTPQGEAFEVRTFKYYISNLELSNSTTGKTSYAADFYHLVDNFKADSKNFEARFEAGTYDKIRFLIGVDSTRNVSGAQAGALDAKLGMFWTWNTGYVFAKLEGSSPAATTPNKEFSYHIGGFRTGESALRYVEFTIPSPGTLTVGPGANGQVAIMANVNTWFNRVHDLPIAGSSFIHSPGGAAMQYADNYSGMFTLLAAGNP from the coding sequence ATGAAATCAGTAATAAGGCAGTTATATGTATTATTCCTCCTGGCCATGCTCTTCACTTCCTGCCAGCGGGAACTAAGCACTGAAGGCGAGGAACCACCTGTTCCCACCTATCCTGTGCGGTTCTTCTTCGAAAACTTTGTGGATACTGAACCACTGCTTGCAAACAGTCAGTACACTACCCCCCAGGGAGAGGCTTTTGAAGTGCGCACCTTTAAATACTACATCAGCAACCTGGAACTGAGCAATTCCACAACAGGAAAAACAAGTTATGCCGCAGATTTCTACCACCTTGTGGACAACTTCAAAGCTGATTCAAAAAATTTCGAAGCGCGGTTTGAAGCGGGTACTTACGATAAAATACGTTTCCTCATAGGCGTGGACAGTACACGAAACGTCTCCGGTGCCCAAGCTGGCGCGCTGGACGCTAAATTGGGGATGTTCTGGACCTGGAATACCGGGTATGTATTCGCGAAACTGGAAGGTAGTTCACCTGCCGCAACAACACCAAACAAAGAGTTCTCTTATCATATAGGTGGTTTTCGTACCGGTGAATCCGCACTCCGTTATGTTGAATTCACCATTCCGTCTCCTGGAACATTAACGGTTGGACCTGGCGCAAACGGACAAGTGGCGATCATGGCCAATGTGAATACCTGGTTCAACAGGGTGCATGATCTTCCCATTGCCGGAAGTTCATTCATTCACAGTCCGGGCGGAGCCGCCATGCAATACGCCGACAATTACAGTGGCATGTTCACCCTACTGGCCGCCGGAAATCCCTAA
- the dtd gene encoding D-aminoacyl-tRNA deacylase codes for MRTVIQRVSQASVTVDGTTCAAIGPGLLVLLGIEDSDTIEDIAWLSKKIVQLRIFNDEEDVMNRSLLETGGDLILVSQFTLHAATKKGNRPSYIKASKPEIAVPLYEKMITQLEADLGKKIGTGIFGADMKVSLLNDGPVTIFMDTKQKE; via the coding sequence ATGAGAACCGTTATTCAACGGGTATCCCAGGCTTCCGTTACCGTGGATGGAACCACATGCGCCGCCATTGGACCGGGATTACTCGTCCTGTTGGGTATTGAGGACAGCGATACGATAGAAGACATTGCATGGCTGAGCAAAAAAATCGTCCAGTTGCGCATTTTTAACGATGAAGAGGACGTAATGAACCGGAGTTTACTGGAAACCGGCGGAGACCTGATATTGGTGAGCCAGTTCACGCTGCATGCGGCCACCAAAAAAGGAAACCGGCCCTCCTATATCAAGGCCAGTAAACCGGAAATCGCCGTTCCGCTCTACGAAAAAATGATCACTCAACTTGAAGCAGACCTCGGAAAGAAGATCGGAACGGGTATTTTCGGAGCCGATATGAAAGTATCGCTGCTCAACGATGGACCGGTCACCATCTTTATGGACACCAAACAAAAAGAATAG
- a CDS encoding YihY/virulence factor BrkB family protein — MKSTFQVLKQAAIDFIDDKVLRMSAALAYYTVFSLPAMLLVIIWVSDLFLGREAIEGSLFNQISDFVGAEAAKQIEGAIRASRESQSGGIAAVIGIGTLLVTATTVFGEIQDSINYIWRLKAKPKRGFLKMLLNRLISFSMLVGLGFLLLVTLMVHSLLSLLLDRITALLPDLSSYLVYIINLSISFLVTSLLFGIIFKVLPDAKVKWRHVRAGAFTTAILFMVGEFLIGLYLGSNQASSVYGAAGSLILILLWVYYSSMILYFGAEFTRVYAMHKGERIYPNEYAVWIQQVEIESEKALQDQPE, encoded by the coding sequence ATGAAATCAACTTTCCAGGTACTCAAACAGGCGGCCATCGATTTTATAGACGATAAAGTTTTGCGGATGAGCGCGGCCCTGGCCTATTATACGGTCTTTTCCCTGCCCGCCATGCTGCTGGTGATCATCTGGGTGAGTGATCTTTTCCTGGGAAGGGAGGCGATAGAAGGCTCGCTCTTCAACCAGATATCGGATTTCGTAGGCGCCGAGGCGGCCAAACAAATTGAAGGGGCCATCAGGGCTTCAAGGGAATCACAATCCGGCGGAATCGCCGCCGTAATCGGGATCGGCACATTGCTGGTAACCGCTACCACCGTGTTCGGAGAAATACAGGATTCCATTAACTATATATGGCGCCTGAAAGCGAAGCCCAAACGGGGCTTCCTGAAAATGCTGCTGAACCGGCTGATCTCTTTTTCCATGCTGGTGGGACTGGGCTTTCTCTTGCTGGTAACACTAATGGTGCACAGTCTGCTCAGCCTTTTGCTTGACCGCATCACGGCATTGCTGCCTGACCTTTCTTCCTACCTGGTCTACATCATCAACCTGTCCATCAGTTTCCTCGTTACTTCTCTGCTGTTCGGAATCATCTTTAAAGTGCTGCCCGATGCCAAAGTAAAGTGGCGGCATGTGCGGGCGGGCGCTTTTACCACCGCTATTCTTTTCATGGTGGGGGAGTTCCTGATCGGTTTATACCTGGGCAGCAACCAGGCCAGTTCCGTATATGGTGCGGCAGGGTCCCTTATCCTGATCCTGCTTTGGGTGTATTATTCCTCCATGATCCTGTATTTCGGGGCGGAATTTACCAGGGTGTATGCCATGCACAAAGGGGAAAGAATATACCCCAACGAATACGCCGTCTGGATTCAACAGGTTGAAATTGAATCCGAAAAAGCGCTACAGGATCAGCCGGAATAA